In Sporocytophaga myxococcoides, the genomic window CAACAGATAAGCTTTCATTTACAGTTGGTCAGTTCGGAACACACATAGGTTATGAAGTTATTGATGCTCCTGTAAATTATAACTACTCTTTATCAAACCTTTTCAATAATGGTCCTTTTTACCATGTTGGAGCAAAAGCCAATTATGCTTTCAGTGATAAAGTTGGCGTAATGATTGGTTTAGTAAACAACTGGGATAACCTTTTTGAAAATAACAAACAGAAGTCAGGTGTTGCTCAGGTATTTGTGAGCCCGATTGAAGGAATGAATGTTTATGTAAACTGGATCGGTGGTTACAATGATGATACCTCTCTTGATACAGTGGGTGGTGCTACTCCTTGGGCTGTTAACTACAACAGACACTTATTCGATCTTACTGCGGGATACCAGCTTACTGAAAAATTGTATGTTGGTTTAAATGGAGCTTATGGTTTTTATAAAGCAACTGACAATAACACAGAAGAGGCATTTAAAGCGCTTTCTTCTCCTTATGGTGAAGACAAATCTACCCTCACATGGGGAGGTTTAGCTGGTTATGCACATTATGATATCACAGATTTCCTAAGTCTTGGAGTAAGATATGAACATTTTAAAGATAAATATGGAATGAGATATCTGAAAAGTACTAACAACTCTTTGACAATCACTGCTCCGGTTACCCTTGCAGAAGGTGCTTTGGTCTTGAAACCAGAATTTAGGATGGATACTTCCCCAACTAAAATTTATGAAGATAAAAATGGAGACGCTGTAAATAGTCAAA contains:
- a CDS encoding outer membrane beta-barrel protein produces the protein MRKFNLLLSLTFLLVLTAKAQDSTSAEPGKLTITGYIDTYYNWAFNRPKSGSLLGATGAGRAFDRTTNQVAIGLVQTKFMYTSKKIEIVADLTFGPNAELGNFGNVNAQGYTTGSANLYTNPSFSNIYGSSASIKQAYGTYKATDKLSFTVGQFGTHIGYEVIDAPVNYNYSLSNLFNNGPFYHVGAKANYAFSDKVGVMIGLVNNWDNLFENNKQKSGVAQVFVSPIEGMNVYVNWIGGYNDDTSLDTVGGATPWAVNYNRHLFDLTAGYQLTEKLYVGLNGAYGFYKATDNNTEEAFKALSSPYGEDKSTLTWGGLAGYAHYDITDFLSLGVRYEHFKDKYGMRYLKSTNNSLTITAPVTLAEGALVLKPEFRMDTSPTKIYEDKNGDAVNSQTTFGLAAIFKF